From the Prionailurus viverrinus isolate Anna unplaced genomic scaffold, UM_Priviv_1.0 scaffold_33, whole genome shotgun sequence genome, one window contains:
- the LOC125158266 gene encoding uncharacterized protein LOC125158266, producing MASRSYPVCSPGSAMAHPSSVVSSPPLPTFPLSVTRPQAVPRSRVLPQTRLFSPAPYSRRTAALTRSAPPREGLPEQRPNVGRSQERPLDPAAAGAPRPRPEASPPQKKLARQASSSVSGMVENGDTRLAPGFTLHDPVPAPANVAAFRGLPGPGGFHSLHRMSFRQRNRLSPCGPSTSRTPLCSWGLALPTRAPPARTSGSISQGYNDRLNSWLMML from the coding sequence ATGGCGTCACGCAGCTACCcggtctgttctcccggatcagcaatggCGCACCCGTCCTCCGTTGTCAGCTCTCCTCCGCTCCCCActtttccactctccgtgaccaggccccaggccgtACCTCGCTCCCGAGTTTTGCCTCAGacgcggctgttttccccggccccttactccCGAAGGACTGCGGCCCTGACCCGCTCCGCCCCTCCGCGGGAGGGTCTCCCTGAGCAACGGCCGAATGTCGGCCGCAGCCAGGaacgcccgctggaccctgctgctgccggtgccccgagaccgCGGCCCGaggccagcccgccccagaaaaagttggCGAGACAGGCTAGCAGCAGCGTGTCGGGGATGGTGGAAAATGGCGACACACGTCTGGCCCCAGGCTTCACCCTCCACGACCCTGTTCCAGCACCGGCGAACGTggccgccttccggggtctgccgGGACCAGGAGGCTTCCACAGTCTCCACCGAATGTCCTTCCGGCAGAGGAACCGCCTATCCCCGTGCGGCCCGAgcacctcccggaccccactctgctcctggggactcgcccttcccaccagagcaccgccag